In Mycosarcoma maydis chromosome 20, whole genome shotgun sequence, the genomic stretch GGGACGGTCACCGAGCCGACTGTTGGAGGTAGGCTTGCCTGGACGCGTCTGCTCCTTGACTCGGTCGATGAGGAGGTCGGCAAGGTGCGATGCGTTAGGGTAGGTGAAGGCCTCCTCGAATCGGTAGATGAGCACACCGGGCGGGGGAGGCTCGACGTGAATCGAGGGGTCACGCAGGCcgtccttgtcgtcgaGAGGCACAAAGACATCGCGATGCGAGAGTGTGACAGCGGACGAGTGAGGGGAGGTGGTGCCGTGGTGAACGCGGACAAGACCGAGCCATCGACCGCGAGGGCGGGCGATGCGGATGAGGAGCAGTGCCAACGAGGCAGCTACCGAGACATAGACACCGTTCTCGGTGTTGGAGAAGACGGTGGCAAAGACTGcgccgaggaagatgatgaGCTCGAAGGGGCTAATGAGCCAGAACTTGTATGAGACCGAGAAGGGCACGAGCAAGTCGGTGACGGCGTGAATAATAACGGCGGAAAGGACAGCGTTGGGAATCCAGTAGAAGGTACCGCTGAGCGCGTAGATGGCGATGAGAACGAGGATACCGGTGAACCAACCAGCCAAGGGAGTGCGCACACCAGACTTGGACTTGATGGCGGTACGCGAGAAAGAACCGGTAGCAGCGTAGGCACCGAAGCAAGGGCCGACAAGGTTGGTGACaccgatggcgatgagctCCTGGTTGGGGTTGATCTTGTAGTTGTTGAGACGACCGAAAGACTTTGCAATGGCAATgtgctcgagaagaagcacaaCCACCGAGACAGGCAGCTGAGGGGCAAGGTCGGAGAGGAGGGTGGTGTTCAGAACGGGCTGACCAATGTGTTTGAAGCCACGGGGAACGGTGAGGAGGACGCTGATGGGGTACTGTTTCGGGTTCTTGTAATGGCCCAACCAAATGCGCGAGGCGACGGTGAAGACGATGATAACAAAGGCGTTACGCAGCACCGAGACAAAGAACATGGTACGAGCGGTGCGTGGGTAACGGGTGGGGAGCCAGCCGCAGAGCCACTTGACAAAGtagaggaagaagagggcTGGTAGACCAAAGGCAGCGTTGATGTTGGTGTGGGggagcgccttgagcgtGTCGATGACAATCTGGTAAGCGGGATTGCCATTGGTGTTGACTTTGCTGAGAccgagcagcttgggcaCCTGACCAGCGGCGATCTGGAAGGCGGAACCCGTCATGAAGCCAGCCACGGCAGGGGTGGGGATGAACTCGATGATGAAGCCGATGCGAAGGAGACCGATACCAAGACAGATGACACCGCACAGAAAGGCAAGCGCGGTGGCAATAACTTCGGCAGACCAAGCGTTGGTCTTGTTCATGACGTGTTGGATGACGTTGAAAGTTTGGAGCGACATGACAGCGACGGGACCGATGGTGACATCCTTGGAGGTGGCGAAAATGGCGTAGACCATGACACCAACAAACGACGAGTAAAGACCGAATTCAGGCTTGAGACCGGCAAGCTTGGCATAGGACATGGATTGGggaacgacgacgagggcGACAGTGATACCGGCAATGACATCGCCGATGAGCCACTGGGTGTTGTACGAGGCGATCCACTTGCGGAAGGGAAAGAGACTGTCAAAGTAGTCGGCAGCCTTGGAACCGGGATGATTGAAGATGTTGGCAAGCCAGTCACGACTGCTGACGACAGGGACACCGAGACGCTTCATTTCGGTGTCGTTGTAGCCGATGGTCCACTTGAGAGCATTGGTGCCCCTCTGTCGCAGAGAGGGCTTGGCCTCTTGGTGTAGTTGGGAGGCCATGATCAAAGGGGAACGATTTGGTGGCGAAGGCAGGACCAACACCGGAGGGAACACAGAAGCGAACAGGGATAGGGAATAGGATCGGAAAGGTGATGTAAGAGAGAAGAAACGGAAGCGGTAGGCTATATAGTCTTTTAGAGTTGCGAAGAGAGGTTGAAAGCGATCTCAGactgctggtgctgctgacTGTTGAAGAACCCAGGTGAAAGCGTTGAAGCGGTGTTGACGGCACCAAGATTGATGCTTGCTACACTGGAGGACAGTGTTTGTCGAGTGgtaacaatcacgaatgtggcgacagagagagagagagagatcGCGTGCCAAGGCTGGACGAATAAAATTTtgatcgagcaagcgaaGCAGCTGCCGGCGTCTCCAGGCGGAATGGCGGAAGAGGGACCCAGAAACAAGTGTCAAGGGTCGGAAGCGTACCGTGGCCAAGACAGGCTCGGGTGAATGAAAGGTGTGCAACTCCACGCGATTGACAATGGAGGCGATTTGAACTTTTGACAAGGGAAGCGCTCGAAAGGAGCGAGCCTCGTGGCTGCTTCTCAGCTTGATGCAGACGAAGCCAAGCGAGCTAGCGGTGAATGCAGCAAGGATGCGGCCTTAGGCAGAAGCgggaaatcacgaatcagcagcaactgATTGCATtgataatcgtgaatgtggatGAGTAAAAGCTAGGCCTGGACTCGCGAGTTCTGTAGGGGAGGACTTGCACAGCACTAGCGTGGTACCTAGAACTCGAAGAGGCGATGGATGGAATGCCGACAAGCTTATGGCAAGGTGAAGCGAGTGAACTGCAAAGGATAAAAACAGAAGGCGGTAGAAGAGCACCCGCGAACGCAAATGGCGTGCTGAGCCGGTTACGAGGTGAAACGAGGATGGTGCGAGGAAGAGACAGTTTGCTTGACTAACAGCTGTCAATAGATGTAAGATGTGTGCTGTAGAGAAGCGGTTGCTGCTTGAATTGCGGCTTGAGAAACGCTGTGGAAGGTGccatcatgaatcacgaat encodes the following:
- a CDS encoding putative Sulfate permease, with product MASQLHQEAKPSLRQRGTNALKWTIGYNDTEMKRLGVPVVSSRDWLANIFNHPGSKAADYFDSLFPFRKWIASYNTQWLIGDVIAGITVALVVVPQSMSYAKLAGLKPEFGLYSSFVGVMVYAIFATSKDVTIGPVAVMSLQTFNVIQHVMNKTNAWSAEVIATALAFLCGVICLGIGLLRIGFIIEFIPTPAVAGFMTGSAFQIAAGQVPKLLGLSKVNTNGNPAYQIVIDTLKALPHTNINAAFGLPALFFLYFVKWLCGWLPTRYPRTARTMFFVSVLRNAFVIIVFTVASRIWLGHYKNPKQYPISVLLTVPRGFKHIGQPVLNTTLLSDLAPQLPVSVVVLLLEHIAIAKSFGRLNNYKINPNQELIAIGVTNLVGPCFGAYAATGSFSRTAIKSKSGVRTPLAGWFTGILVLIAIYALSGTFYWIPNAVLSAVIIHAVTDLLVPFSVSYKFWLISPFELIIFLGAVFATVFSNTENGVYVSVAASLALLLIRIARPRGRWLGLVRVHHGTTSPHSSAVTLSHRDVFVPLDDKDGLRDPSIHVEPPPPGVLIYRFEEAFTYPNASHLADLLIDRVKEQTRPGKPTSNSRLGDRPWNDPGAPNPALVKAFRAATCRGRKNDLNDADVAAHVVDRRPILRAMIFDFSSVSNVDTTSVQTLVDVRTAVERYADAKVEFHFANILSPWIRRGLLAGGFGLGFPSKRITEIAPVVSQPQNITLSADELRAREQAEAERRAKAIERMSHKSANEGSAYPFQGRPNKQLTELEAGLAGDGAVASRSRVDLHDDDDETDQIRKVTIGEALYDVHTLDQRNGEASSSNDNTPSRDSVEKNLEEGNYPAGRRPSEPASIGIPFIWGNDLTPFFHLDLSAALAAATEGLGEDSQLSSSIDNKL